The Garra rufa chromosome 18, GarRuf1.0, whole genome shotgun sequence genome window below encodes:
- the rap1gapa gene encoding rap1 GTPase-activating protein 1, with the protein MKTYHDVIPISCLTEFPNIVQMAKLVCEEVNVDRFFPVLYPKASRLIVTFDEHVISNNFKFGVIYQKFGQTSEEELFGNNEESPALVEFLEFLGQKIELHDFKGFRGGLDVTHGQTGSESVYHNFHNKEIMFHVSTKLPYTEGDTQQLQRKRHIGNDIVAIVFQEENTPFVPDMIASNFLHAYVVVQVENACSDNVLYKVSVTARDDVPFFGPPLPNPAVFKKGPEFHEFLLSKLINAEYACYKAEKFAKLEERTRSALLETLYEELHINSQAMMGLGGEEDKLENGGGGGGGFFESFKRVIRSRSQSLDTMGLNIRKYTVSNSHSGSFTHNNNNHHSPETPKPPGISLLVPGKSPSKYGRRGSAIGIGTIEESLIIPGKSPTRKKSGPFSSRRSSAIGIENIQEVQEKSSRECSPSTQKTPDSGHASQDPKSENSSNQSSPEVLITKNSSSMYCRAPSIPEAHDLSRSSSNASSFASVVEENETTEDYDTGMESLSSADTPHKRDSFTYSTWLEDNMSTTCTTSRGSSPAGKTDAGKNQEQNRTDIRIKLERPHDHKSTSNC; encoded by the exons ATGAAAACATATCACGACGTGATTCCAATATCTTGTCTGACCGAGTTCCCCAACATTGTCCAGATGGCCAAG CTCGTCTGCGAAGAGGTGAACGTGGACCGATTTTTCCCTGTGCTATACCCAAAG GCCTCCAGGCTCATCGTCACTTTCGACGAACACGTCATAAGCAACAACTTCAAGTTTGGAGTCATTTATCAGAAGTTTGGACAG ACCTCAGAAGAGGAGTTGTTTGGGAATAACGAGGAGAGTCCTGCTTTGGTGGAGTTTTTAGAGTTTCTGGGACAGAAAATCGAGCTCCATGACTTCAAAGG GTTTCGTGGAGGATTGGATGTGACACATGGACAGACAGGCTCTGAATCTGTGTACCACAATTTCCACAACAAGGAGATCATGTTCCACGTGTCAACTAAGCTGCCTTACACAGAGGGCGATACACAGCAG CTACAAAGGAAGAGGCATATAGGAAACGACATTGTGGCCATCGTGTTTCAAGAAGAGAACACTCCGTTTGTGCCAGATATGATTGCCTCCAACTTCCTGCATGCCTATGTAGTGGTGCAAGTTGAAAATGCTTGTTCTGACAACGTTCTCTACAAG GTTTCAGTAACAGCAAGAGATGACGTCCCCTTCTTCGGACCACCCCTCCCCAACCCAGCCGTTTTTAAGAAA GGTCCAGAGTTTCATGAATTCTTGCTTAGCAAACTGATCAATGCTGAATACGCTTGTTACAAAGCTGAAAAATTTGCCAAATTAGAG GAGCGTACCCGATCTGCCCTTCTGGAGACGCTGTATGAGGAGCTGCACATTAACAGTCAGGCTATGATGGGGCTGGGAGGAGAGGAGGACAAACTGGAGAATGGAGGAGGAGGGGGAGGGGGCTTCTTTGAATCTTTCAAG CGGGTGATCCGCAGCAGGAGCCAGTCTCTGGACACCATGGGCCTCAATATCAGGAAGTACACAGTCTCCAATAGTCACAGCGGCAGTTTCacccacaacaacaacaaccaccaTTCACCAGAGACCCCCAAACCCCCTGGGATA TCATTGCTTGTCCCAGGCAAAAGTCCCAGTAAATATGGACGGCGTGGCAGTGCCATAGGAATAGGAACCATAGAAGAG TCTTTAATCATTCCTGGAAAAAGCCCAACTAGGAAAAAATCAGGACCATTCAGCTCTCGACGTAGCAGTGCTATTGGCATTGAGAACATCCAGGAGGTCCAGGAGAAGAG CAGTAGAGAGTGCTCTCCCAGCACACAGAAGACTCCTGACAGTGGCCACGCCTCCCAGGACCCCAAGTCTGAAAACTCCTCCAATCAGAGCTCTCCTGAGGTGCTCATCACCAAGAACAG CTCAAGCATGTACTGTCGGGCTCCGTCCATTCCTGAGGCTCATGACCTGTCCCGCTCCTCCTCTAACGCCAGCAGCTTTGCTAGTGTGGTAGAGGAGAATGAAACCACAGAGGACTATGACACTGGCATG GAGAGTCTGTCGTCAGCAGATACTCCTCATAAACGAGACTCGTTCACGTACAGCACATGGCTGGAGGACAACATGAGCACTACCTGTACAACCAGCAGGGGGAGCTCTCCTG CTGGCAAAACAGATGCTGGAAAGAACCAGGAGCAGAACCGTACAGACATCCGCATCAAGCTTGAGCGACCGCATGACCACAAGTCCACATCG AATTGCTAG